One Puniceicoccales bacterium DNA segment encodes these proteins:
- a CDS encoding SDR family oxidoreductase: MAIFFNGFVNFLNFENKRILVAGVANRKSIAWVVASKLKSAGANVIFSIRSKARLEALGSLMDGEEVYICDVEREEDILKLGEDIRRSGEKIDGFFHSIAFANYSAGMGKFHDTSRKDFLQAMIISCFSLVEMSRLLKPMFSEEASVVTMGISSQVTAESYGYMAPIKAALDSSVRFLAKSFSADTKVRFNCVKAGPLKTSASAGIPGYIDNYLYAEKMTFRKKAVRTDEVANVVLFLLSHSSSGINGQGIVVNAGMDINYFDRKLINAVVNASND, from the coding sequence ATGGCAATTTTTTTCAATGGCTTTGTGAATTTTTTAAATTTCGAAAACAAAAGGATTTTGGTAGCCGGTGTGGCTAATCGGAAGAGCATTGCTTGGGTTGTGGCTTCGAAACTAAAGTCTGCCGGTGCAAATGTTATTTTTAGTATCCGGTCCAAGGCGAGATTGGAAGCGCTGGGGAGCCTAATGGATGGCGAAGAAGTATATATATGTGATGTGGAAAGGGAAGAGGATATTCTGAAGCTGGGAGAAGATATCAGGCGAAGTGGTGAAAAAATTGATGGTTTTTTCCATTCCATAGCCTTTGCAAATTATTCTGCTGGCATGGGTAAATTTCACGACACTTCGAGGAAAGATTTTTTGCAGGCAATGATCATATCATGTTTTTCTTTGGTGGAGATGTCTAGGCTATTGAAGCCAATGTTTTCAGAAGAGGCTTCGGTGGTTACCATGGGCATATCATCACAGGTTACGGCTGAAAGCTATGGTTATATGGCACCAATCAAGGCAGCCTTGGACAGTAGTGTAAGGTTTTTGGCAAAGTCATTCAGTGCAGATACGAAGGTCAGATTTAATTGCGTTAAAGCCGGGCCGTTGAAAACCAGCGCATCGGCAGGAATTCCAGGATATATAGATAATTACTTGTACGCTGAAAAGATGACATTTAGAAAAAAAGCAGTCCGCACAGATGAAGTGGCCAATGTGGTGCTTTTTCTTTTGAGCCATAGTTCCAGCGGAATCAATGGCCAAGGTATTGTGGTAAATGCTGGTATGGATATTAATTATTTTGATAGGAAACTTATCAACGCTGTTGTCAATGCGTCCAATGACTAA